The Klebsiella sp. RHBSTW-00484 genome includes a window with the following:
- a CDS encoding DUF554 domain-containing protein: MLIGPYVNGAAVIIGGLIGAAAGGKLPDRVKTALPMTFGLCSVGLGITLVLKVKYMPAVVLAMVIGAILGELLHLEKGIGKAAGSTRGFINKVIPPVQGLSHEEFTEKFVAILVLFCASVTGIFGAMTEGMSGDPSILYIKTILDLFTAGIFATLLGYAVMTIAIPQVIIQVALAMLAVVILPMISPEMMADFSCAGGLLMVATGLRICNIKLFPVANMLPGLVLVMPFSHFWATLVA; encoded by the coding sequence ATGTTAATCGGCCCATATGTAAATGGAGCCGCCGTAATTATTGGCGGACTTATTGGCGCAGCGGCGGGCGGTAAGCTTCCCGATCGCGTAAAAACGGCGCTGCCGATGACCTTCGGCCTGTGCTCCGTCGGTCTTGGCATTACGTTGGTTTTGAAAGTGAAATATATGCCCGCCGTGGTGCTGGCGATGGTGATCGGCGCAATTCTCGGCGAACTGCTACATCTGGAAAAGGGCATTGGTAAGGCAGCAGGCTCAACGCGGGGTTTTATCAATAAAGTGATCCCCCCGGTGCAGGGCCTGAGCCACGAAGAGTTCACTGAGAAATTTGTCGCTATCCTGGTACTGTTTTGCGCCAGCGTCACCGGCATTTTCGGGGCAATGACGGAAGGGATGAGCGGCGACCCCTCAATCTTGTACATCAAAACGATTCTCGATCTGTTCACCGCCGGGATCTTCGCCACGCTGCTGGGTTACGCGGTGATGACTATCGCTATCCCGCAGGTCATTATTCAGGTGGCGTTAGCGATGCTGGCGGTGGTTATCCTGCCGATGATCTCGCCTGAAATGATGGCGGATTTCTCCTGCGCAGGCGGGCTGCTGATGGTAGCGACCGGATTGCGTATCTGTAACATCAAGCTGTTCCCGGTCGCCAATATGCTGCCCGGACTGGTTCTGGTGATGCCGTTCTCCCATTTTTGGGCGACGCTGGTTGCCTGA
- a CDS encoding UbiX family flavin prenyltransferase, with product MTARIIIGISGASGFQYGVKALELLRPLPVEVHLVVSKGAEKTCELETDYRLDEVMALADVVHPIGNLGASISSGSFKTLGMLVAPCSMRSLGAIAHCLTDNLLTRAADVVLKERRRLVLLARETPLNLGHIRNMLAVTEMGGIVFPPVPALYQRPQTADDIITHSVNRALDLFDLEVNNIPRWGEGKLSFN from the coding sequence ATGACAGCACGCATCATCATTGGTATCAGCGGAGCATCAGGATTTCAGTACGGTGTGAAGGCGCTGGAACTGCTGCGCCCGCTTCCCGTTGAAGTCCATCTGGTGGTCTCAAAAGGCGCGGAGAAAACCTGCGAACTGGAGACGGATTATCGGCTGGATGAGGTGATGGCGCTGGCTGACGTGGTGCATCCCATTGGCAATCTGGGGGCATCCATCTCCAGCGGTTCATTCAAAACACTGGGGATGCTGGTAGCCCCTTGCTCAATGCGCTCTTTGGGTGCCATTGCCCACTGTCTGACCGACAACCTGCTCACCCGGGCGGCGGACGTGGTGCTGAAAGAGCGCCGCCGCCTGGTGCTGCTGGCCCGCGAAACGCCGCTCAACCTCGGCCATATTCGCAATATGCTGGCGGTGACGGAAATGGGCGGGATTGTGTTCCCACCAGTTCCGGCGCTCTATCAACGCCCGCAAACGGCAGACGACATCATTACCCATAGCGTTAATCGCGCGCTCGACCTGTTTGACCTTGAGGTCAACAACATCCCTCGCTGGGGCGAGGGCAAGCTAAGTTTTAATTAA
- a CDS encoding UbiD family decarboxylase has product MANTDNKTVHDLRSALELLKTLPGEYVETDTEVDPHAELSGVYRYVGAGGTCQRPTRKNGPVMVFNKIKGFHDISVAIGLNGSRQRVSHFLQCESAKLGHLLKDSVENAIAPVMAQGPAVCQEVVHLASDADFDLRKLLPAPTNTEEDAGPYITMGLCYASDPETHESDITIHRLCVQSRDELSMWLTPGRHIDAFRMKAEAAGQPLPISISIGVDPAIEIAACFEPPTTPLGFNELSIAGALRGKAVEMVQCKTINEKAIAHAEIVIEGELLPNVRVREDQNTDTGRAMPEFPGYTGEAKEAIPVIKVKAVTHRINPIWRTTVGPGEEHVNMAGIPTEASILDMVERAMPGKLLNVFAHSAGGGKLLAVLQFKKFSPADEGRQRQAALLAFSAFPELKHVILVDEDVDIFDSDDVLWAMQTRYQGDVDTITIPGVRCHPLDPSQVPEYSPSILQQGMSCKTIFDCTVPFHLKHNFQRSKFKDVDVKRFLPDFE; this is encoded by the coding sequence ATGGCAAATACTGATAACAAAACAGTACATGATTTACGCTCAGCGCTCGAACTCCTGAAAACCCTTCCCGGCGAATACGTCGAAACCGACACTGAAGTTGACCCGCACGCGGAGCTCTCCGGGGTTTATCGCTACGTTGGCGCAGGCGGTACCTGCCAGCGTCCGACCCGCAAAAACGGCCCGGTGATGGTGTTTAACAAAATCAAAGGATTTCACGATATCAGCGTGGCGATTGGCCTCAACGGCTCCCGCCAGCGCGTCAGCCATTTTCTCCAGTGCGAATCAGCAAAGCTGGGGCACCTGCTTAAAGATTCGGTAGAAAACGCAATAGCGCCGGTGATGGCTCAAGGTCCAGCGGTATGTCAGGAAGTGGTCCATCTGGCAAGCGATGCCGATTTCGATCTACGCAAGTTGCTACCTGCCCCGACCAATACCGAAGAGGACGCCGGGCCGTATATCACCATGGGCCTGTGCTACGCTTCCGACCCGGAAACCCATGAGTCCGATATCACCATTCACCGCCTGTGCGTACAGAGTCGCGACGAACTCTCCATGTGGCTGACGCCGGGCCGCCATATCGACGCCTTCCGCATGAAGGCAGAGGCCGCTGGCCAACCATTGCCGATTTCGATCAGCATCGGTGTCGATCCGGCCATTGAGATTGCCGCCTGCTTCGAGCCGCCGACCACGCCGCTGGGCTTCAACGAACTGAGCATTGCGGGCGCGCTGCGCGGCAAAGCAGTTGAAATGGTGCAGTGTAAAACCATCAACGAAAAAGCCATCGCCCACGCCGAGATTGTGATTGAAGGCGAGCTGCTGCCCAACGTGCGCGTACGTGAAGATCAGAACACCGATACCGGTCGCGCGATGCCGGAATTCCCGGGCTATACCGGTGAAGCCAAAGAAGCCATCCCGGTGATTAAAGTGAAAGCGGTCACCCATCGCATCAACCCTATCTGGCGCACCACCGTCGGGCCGGGCGAAGAACATGTGAATATGGCGGGTATTCCGACGGAAGCCAGCATTCTGGATATGGTGGAACGCGCGATGCCGGGCAAACTGCTGAACGTTTTCGCCCACTCAGCGGGCGGCGGCAAACTGCTGGCGGTACTGCAGTTTAAAAAATTCTCCCCAGCCGATGAAGGGCGTCAGCGCCAGGCGGCGCTGCTGGCCTTCTCCGCCTTCCCGGAACTGAAGCACGTGATTTTGGTAGATGAAGACGTGGATATTTTCGATAGCGACGACGTGCTGTGGGCGATGCAAACCCGCTATCAGGGCGATGTCGACACCATTACCATCCCCGGCGTGCGCTGCCATCCGCTCGACCCGTCCCAGGTGCCGGAGTACAGCCCGAGCATCCTGCAACAGGGGATGTCCTGCAAAACCATTTTCGACTGCACGGTACCGTTCCACCTGAAGCACAACTTCCAGCGTTCCAAGTTTAAAGACGTGGACGTGAAGCGCTTCCTGCCGGATTTCGAATAA
- a CDS encoding LysR family transcriptional regulator, whose product MDSKRLRYFCRVVEHGSFSQAAKSLNMAQPPLSKRIQELEEELQVSLFVRRGNRIEPTEAGFFLYRKGCEILRQVEDTARETTDIAQKNRTELRIGLTHLYQNYFKPLLMELYRRNPETSINISVTDSSHLEALLTEGAIDLALIQRPYRSEGFDYVSFDPIKLVAVINKKCLSGLPSNPYSYTSLAALPLVLLHRAKDSGTYEMLMDLFRKSGVNAKVIMHITQPGVILDWLESGLEAATLLPSSEVDTDKLSQCYVVEVFPSPQIFYPSLVKLPSMSYLPALMDIIAQGYPFNTSG is encoded by the coding sequence ATGGATTCAAAGCGCTTACGTTACTTTTGTCGGGTGGTGGAGCACGGTTCCTTCAGCCAGGCGGCGAAATCACTGAACATGGCTCAGCCGCCGCTCAGCAAGCGGATTCAGGAGCTGGAAGAGGAGCTTCAGGTGTCGCTTTTTGTGCGTCGTGGTAACCGCATTGAACCGACTGAAGCCGGCTTTTTTCTTTATCGGAAAGGCTGCGAAATACTGCGCCAGGTAGAAGATACCGCCCGTGAAACAACGGATATCGCACAGAAAAACAGAACTGAATTGCGAATTGGCTTAACGCATCTTTATCAGAATTATTTTAAACCACTCTTAATGGAGCTATATCGGCGTAACCCTGAAACATCGATAAATATCTCCGTTACCGACTCCAGTCATCTTGAGGCATTATTAACCGAAGGCGCAATCGACCTGGCGTTAATACAGCGGCCCTATCGCAGCGAAGGCTTTGATTATGTCTCTTTTGACCCAATCAAGCTGGTGGCGGTGATTAATAAAAAATGCCTGTCCGGGCTGCCGTCAAATCCGTACAGTTACACTTCACTGGCGGCGCTGCCGCTGGTGTTGCTGCATCGGGCAAAGGATTCAGGGACTTACGAGATGCTGATGGATCTGTTTCGTAAATCCGGGGTCAATGCGAAGGTGATTATGCATATAACCCAGCCGGGGGTGATCCTCGACTGGCTCGAATCCGGCCTTGAGGCTGCGACGCTGCTGCCGTCTTCCGAAGTTGATACTGACAAACTTAGCCAGTGCTACGTGGTGGAGGTATTCCCCTCGCCGCAAATATTCTATCCGTCGCTGGTGAAATTGCCATCCATGTCTTATCTGCCCGCGCTAATGGATATTATCGCCCAGGGATATCCATTTAATACTTCTGGATGA
- the actS gene encoding amidase activator ActS produces the protein MRKRFFITIMLVSSLIVAGCSSSSDSGSTYTVKRGDTLYAISRTTGTSVRDLARLNNISPPYTIEVGQKLKLNSSSGTTAKSGSSSKKSSASRTAAVTPSSAVPQSSWPPVGQRCWRWPTSGKVVLPYSSSDGGNKGIDIAGKRGQPVYASGAGKVVYVGNQLRGYGNLIMIKHNEDYISAYAHNDKLMVNNGQSVKIGQQIATMGSTDADSVRLHFQIRYRATAIDPLRYLPPQGSKPKC, from the coding sequence ATGAGAAAACGTTTTTTTATCACCATAATGTTGGTGAGCAGCCTGATTGTCGCAGGGTGCTCCAGTTCATCTGATTCCGGCTCCACGTATACCGTGAAGCGCGGCGACACGCTGTACGCCATTTCGCGCACCACCGGTACCAGCGTCAGGGATCTGGCCCGGCTCAACAATATTTCACCGCCCTATACCATTGAAGTCGGGCAGAAGCTGAAGCTGAACAGCAGTTCAGGAACCACCGCGAAATCGGGATCATCCAGCAAAAAATCATCAGCCAGCCGCACCGCTGCCGTGACGCCATCCTCGGCGGTACCGCAATCATCCTGGCCTCCGGTCGGACAACGCTGCTGGCGCTGGCCAACCAGCGGCAAAGTGGTGTTGCCGTATTCATCCAGCGATGGTGGTAATAAAGGTATTGATATCGCCGGGAAGCGCGGCCAGCCGGTTTATGCGTCCGGTGCGGGCAAAGTGGTGTACGTGGGCAATCAGCTGCGTGGCTACGGTAACCTGATTATGATTAAACATAATGAGGACTACATCAGCGCCTATGCACACAACGATAAGCTGATGGTGAATAACGGTCAGAGCGTGAAGATTGGCCAGCAGATCGCCACCATGGGCAGCACGGATGCGGATTCTGTGCGCCTGCATTTCCAGATTCGCTATCGCGCAACGGCTATCGACCCGCTGCGCTATTTGCCGCCGCAGGGCAGTAAGCCTAAGTGCTAA
- a CDS encoding tyrosine-type recombinase/integrase translates to MPLTDLEIRRAKPAEKTYTKADGNGLSLQIEPNGSKGWRFRYRFEGKAKMLSLGTYPKVSLSEARRRRDEAHDLLATGINPSDSRKEKKLAQQDRLGNTFEAIAREWYQRRYDLWAESYRTEMIATFEKDVFPHIGHRPIDSITPMELMAVLTRLEKRGATEKMRKVRQRCGEVWKYAIATGRALSNPAPDLASVMMPHKKEHYAHLEVSELSDFFTVLQAYTGNILVKLAMRLLILTGTRPGELRKAEWSEFDFENNLWSIPEERMKMRRPHLVPLSRQALAILEELKTMTSGYQYVFPGRLEKVKPISDMSLNVLIRRVGYGGRATGHGFRHTMSTILHEQGFNSAWIELQLAHVDKNSIRGTYNHAQYLDGRREMMQWYADYLDSLKAS, encoded by the coding sequence ATGCCTCTTACTGACCTTGAGATCCGCCGCGCGAAGCCTGCGGAAAAAACGTATACCAAAGCCGATGGCAACGGTCTGTCTCTACAAATTGAGCCCAACGGTTCAAAGGGATGGCGATTCCGTTACCGCTTCGAAGGTAAAGCTAAAATGCTTTCTTTAGGGACATACCCGAAGGTTTCCTTATCCGAAGCGCGTAGACGGCGAGATGAGGCTCATGATCTGCTGGCTACGGGTATCAATCCCAGTGATTCGCGTAAAGAGAAGAAACTGGCTCAGCAGGACAGGCTGGGGAATACCTTTGAGGCGATTGCCCGTGAGTGGTATCAGCGGCGTTACGATCTTTGGGCCGAGTCGTACCGCACTGAAATGATCGCTACTTTTGAGAAGGATGTCTTTCCTCATATCGGTCATCGTCCAATAGATTCGATTACGCCTATGGAGCTGATGGCAGTTTTGACCCGCCTTGAGAAACGAGGTGCAACGGAGAAAATGCGCAAAGTACGTCAGCGCTGTGGTGAGGTATGGAAATATGCAATCGCAACAGGGCGTGCTCTATCTAACCCTGCGCCAGATCTTGCCAGCGTGATGATGCCCCATAAGAAAGAACATTATGCGCACCTGGAAGTTTCGGAGTTATCAGACTTCTTTACCGTGTTGCAGGCGTACACGGGAAATATACTCGTTAAGCTGGCTATGAGGCTTCTGATACTGACGGGGACTCGTCCCGGTGAGCTACGTAAAGCGGAATGGTCAGAGTTCGACTTTGAAAATAACCTCTGGAGCATTCCTGAAGAGCGAATGAAAATGCGACGACCACACCTCGTTCCGCTATCCCGACAGGCGCTGGCTATTCTGGAAGAACTGAAAACGATGACGAGTGGTTATCAATACGTTTTTCCCGGTAGGCTTGAGAAGGTTAAGCCAATCAGCGATATGTCTCTTAACGTGCTAATTCGTCGTGTCGGTTACGGTGGCAGGGCTACCGGGCATGGTTTCCGCCACACGATGAGTACCATTTTGCATGAGCAGGGCTTTAATTCAGCATGGATTGAGCTACAGCTTGCCCATGTGGATAAGAACAGCATTCGCGGCACTTACAACCATGCGCAGTATCTGGATGGCAGGAGAGAGATGATGCAGTGGTATGCGGATTATCTAGACTCACTGAAAGCTTCGTAA